One window of the Microplitis demolitor isolate Queensland-Clemson2020A chromosome 10, iyMicDemo2.1a, whole genome shotgun sequence genome contains the following:
- the LOC103571784 gene encoding UMP-CMP kinase isoform X2 produces MSAIKKPEVIFVLGGPGAGKGTTCSNIVKKTGYVHLSAGDLLREERAKPGSEFGDIIETHIRNGTIVPVEITCSLLDRAMQSSPNPHKRFLIDGFPRNQDNLEGWTKVMTDKAIVKAVLYLECSKEVCTERCINRGLKGSGRSDDNPESLIKRHETFINDTMPIIKYYEERGLLYKFNSMKPPKAVMEDVYEKLEEIGWISKD; encoded by the exons ATGAGTGCTATAAAAAAACCAGAGGTGATTTTCGTACTCGGCGGTCCTGGAGCTGGTAAAGGTACGACGTGTTCCAACATCGTCAAGAAAACCGGGTACGTCCATTTGTCTGCTGGTGATCTTCTTAGAGAAGAACGAGCTAAGCCGGGTTCGGAGTTTGGTGATATAATTGAAACCCATATTCGCAATGGTACCATTGTTCCGGTGGAAATAACATGCAGTTTGCTGGATCGTGCTATGCAGTCATCACCGAATCCTCACAAGCGATTCCTCATCGATGGGTTCCCACGTAATCAAGATAATTTGGAAGGTTGGACTAAg gtAATGACTGATAAAGCGATCGTCAAAGCAGTACTTTATCTCGAATGCAGTAAGGAAGTATGTACAGAACGTTGTATTAATCGAGGACTTAAAGGTAGTGGCAGAAGTGACGACAACCCAGAATCTTTGATAAAGAGACATGAAACTTTTATCAATGATACCATGccaataataaagtattacGAAGAACGTGGATTACTTTACAAGTTTAATTCAATGAAACCACCGAAGGCTGTCATGGAGGACGTCTATGAAAAGTTAGAGGAAATTGGTTGGATCTCCAAAGAttag
- the LOC103571784 gene encoding UMP-CMP kinase isoform X1, producing MGWQISTCLRRIAMSAIKKPEVIFVLGGPGAGKGTTCSNIVKKTGYVHLSAGDLLREERAKPGSEFGDIIETHIRNGTIVPVEITCSLLDRAMQSSPNPHKRFLIDGFPRNQDNLEGWTKVMTDKAIVKAVLYLECSKEVCTERCINRGLKGSGRSDDNPESLIKRHETFINDTMPIIKYYEERGLLYKFNSMKPPKAVMEDVYEKLEEIGWISKD from the exons ATGGGCTGGCAAATTTCCACgt gtcTACGACGAATTGCAATGAGTGCTATAAAAAAACCAGAGGTGATTTTCGTACTCGGCGGTCCTGGAGCTGGTAAAGGTACGACGTGTTCCAACATCGTCAAGAAAACCGGGTACGTCCATTTGTCTGCTGGTGATCTTCTTAGAGAAGAACGAGCTAAGCCGGGTTCGGAGTTTGGTGATATAATTGAAACCCATATTCGCAATGGTACCATTGTTCCGGTGGAAATAACATGCAGTTTGCTGGATCGTGCTATGCAGTCATCACCGAATCCTCACAAGCGATTCCTCATCGATGGGTTCCCACGTAATCAAGATAATTTGGAAGGTTGGACTAAg gtAATGACTGATAAAGCGATCGTCAAAGCAGTACTTTATCTCGAATGCAGTAAGGAAGTATGTACAGAACGTTGTATTAATCGAGGACTTAAAGGTAGTGGCAGAAGTGACGACAACCCAGAATCTTTGATAAAGAGACATGAAACTTTTATCAATGATACCATGccaataataaagtattacGAAGAACGTGGATTACTTTACAAGTTTAATTCAATGAAACCACCGAAGGCTGTCATGGAGGACGTCTATGAAAAGTTAGAGGAAATTGGTTGGATCTCCAAAGAttag
- the LOC103571785 gene encoding ETS-like protein pointed isoform X3, which produces MYVDYGGDTQHVGMGIKAMKSFNRPRDIPAQVPPLTPGTNKKMTEALKASFASWEKEQLRLNITKDPRQWSETAVANWLHWAIREFSLEGVAMQPWQNMTGKQICAMGKESFIARAPAFMGDILWEHLELLQKEDEVDKASLENMPANLYESVCVPDLGEFLGYQGANNSVTTAVTTTTNPPELKSPATPASSITSTSSISRSGPPQSSIQSPINPPQIPRPYHNDSGYSHLRSPVCQEENQRDENSSPPHNHTTQTSNSHPTTPSGNHNNNNNNNNNNNNNASNAYIHLRNLNQLKSEANYGNHHIPEHLQSGASELGSNENDLRVSNPAPTDSYMTPAHYSGYDDPSEYHNLPTEHGNPHTYNLDNSSEFYGASGIQLEPKYQPPPFKNYPRGRYHEGYNENYGQYDTTPFQTVPGSGNANSSAGSTVGNDQWTVGPLGEHLSHHPAFLTGIGPRDSSNPHHPANIGSNSDQKPLLQSAMLAGYTGGGPCFTGSGPIQLWQFLLELLTDKSCQGFISWTGDGWEFKLTDPDEVARRWGIRKNKPKMNYEKLSRGLRYYYDKNIIHKTAGKRYVYRFVCDLQSLLGYSPEELHAMVDLKPEKKEED; this is translated from the exons ATGTACGTCGACTACGGAGGCGACACGCAACACGTCGGAATGGGAATCAAGGCCATGAAATCTTTCAATAGGCCAAGAG ATATTCCGGCGCAAGTACCACCTTTAACACCTggtacaaacaaaaaaatgaccgAGGCTTTAAAGGCCTCATTTGCATCCTGGGAGAAAGAACAACTTCGTCTAAATATAACCAAAG ATCCGAGACAATGGTCAGAAACAGCAGTAGCTAATTGGCTCCATTGGGCAATTAGAGAATTTTCACTAGAAGGTGTAGCAATGCAACCTTGGCAAAATATGACTGGTAAACAAATATGTGCAATGGGTAAAGAATCATTTATTGCACGTGCTCCAGCATTCATGGGTGATATTCTTTGGGAACATTTGGAACTTCTTCAAAAAG aagaTGAAGTAGACAAAGCGTCATTAGAAAACATGCCAGCAAATTTATATGAAAGCGTATGTGTTCCTGACCTCGGCGAATTTCTGGGTTATCAAGGAGCCAATAATTCGGTAACAACAGCAgttacaacaacaacaaaccCACCGGAACTTAAGAGTCCAGCAACTCCAGCAAGTTCAATTACCTCGACGTCATCAATATCACGGAGCGGTCCACCGCAGTCGTCGATTCAATCACCAATAAATCCCCCACAAATTCCAAGGCCTTATCACAATGATa GCGGTTACAGTCATTTACGTAGTCCAGTATGCCAAGAAGAAAATCAAAGAGATGAAAATTCATCACCGCCTCACAATCATACCACTCAAACTTCAAATTCTCATCCAACGACACCCAGTggcaatcataataataacaacaataacaataataataacaataacaatgcAAGCAATGCGTATAttcatttaagaaatttaaaccAACTTAAATCAGAag ccAATTATGGGAATCATCATATACCAGAACACCTGCAAAGTGGTGCTAGTGAACTTGGTAGTAACGAAAATGATCTGCGGGTAAGCAACCCAGCACCAACAGATAGTTACATGACACCTGCACATTATTCTGGTTACGATGACCCATCGGAATATCATAATTTACCGACAGAGCATGGAAATCCTCACACTTATAATCTTGATAATTCCTCGGAATTTTATGGTGCTAGTGGAATACAATTAGAGCCTAAATATCAACCGCCACCATTTAAAAACTATCCACGAG gacgGTATCATGAAGGATACAACGAAAACTATGGCCAATATGATACCACACCTTTTCAAACCGTACCCGGCAGTGGGAATGCCAATTCCAGTGCTGGAAGTACAGTCGGTAATGACCAATGGACTGTCGGTCCACTCGGAGAACATTTATCTCATCACCCAGCGTTCCTTACCGGTATTGGTCCACGTGATTCTTCAAATCCTCATCATCCAGCTAATATTGGAAGTAATTCTGATCAAAAACCATTGTTACAAAGTGCAATGCTAGCCGGATACACTG GTGGAGGGCCATGTTTTACTGGATCAGGTCCAATACAACTAtggcaatttttattagaacTACTAACTGATAAATCGTGCCAAGGTTTCATATCATGGACTGGAGATGGTTGGGAATTCAAACTGACAGATCCAGATGAAGTTGCTCGTCGTTGGGGAATTCGCAAGAATAAACCCAAAATGAATTACGAAAAATTGAGTCGTGGGCTTCGTTATtattatgacaaaaatattatacataaaacTGCTGGTAAACGATACGTTTATCGTTTCGTATGTGATCTACAAAGTCTCTTagg atATAGTCCAGAAGAATTACACGCAATGGTGGATTTGAAACcagaaaaaaaggaagaaGACTGA